Genomic window (Capsicum annuum cultivar UCD-10X-F1 chromosome 10, UCD10Xv1.1, whole genome shotgun sequence):
TGGGGCACTAGGAGGACGgaaagggagattaactgattcagatctaacgttagcatttcctactgcgggtctctcaccaatattttcatcatcttcgtctaaattaaccgcatctactttattttttcttctataccgtaatttttctgagcttctacgtAATTCATAccatgagcacctacacctatttcttcctcaaaagatgTACCAaacggtaccggaggcgaaggcacacgggtatatctactacttgaagtatctctaccgctagtaattcgttttttactaccactaccgcttttgggacaaaaatttttaacacctttagtagcgatgttttttaatttatccataatataaattaaattaaaaaaattcaaaatacacaaatataataaaattaaatattcaacaattaatacaataaataaaaattaaacgtaagagatggaacgacaataccaaattttgaaagtatccaaaAGTTGCGACTTTAAAAATTTCCACTCGTACTTcgtaatcacaaaattaaaaaattaaagtgagcactttaggaacttaaatatattgaatatttgagaattgagaattgagatttgagagagaatgagatttgagagagtgaaaaattatgtgaaaaatgatttgaaggtgtagggtatttatagaatttttttgggggattaaaaaatattttaaatgaaaaaaaaaatatttaataaatgggcccaaactagctgtTAGGACCCAAAAACGACTATATAGACGTTGGGCTAACagctagtttggcccaaatattattttttttttaaaaaaatctaatctAGGCCGATTAACTGACGGGCCTGAACCATCCTTGGTCCGAACCAGGTTAATCGAGCTCAACCAAAAAATTTAACCGGCTCAAGATCGGACCGGATCAAACCAAATCAATTTTATTAAGTGGATCGATTTGGGCCGGGTTGGGCCGGTTCAACCCACCCGTTTGACAGGTTTATCTTAACAACTTCCTTTCTTGGTTAAAGATGTTCCCGTGACAAACATCCCTCTGAGCTGACGCATTTAGCAATACCATTATTTATCTTTTTGATGTAAATTacttatttattcaaaaaattcatacaaattataaataatagatTGAGAATTTATAACTTTACAAATATAATTAGTTTAATATTAAAATCTTAAACATTAAACCTATAGAGGGTAAATTTAATATCTACCCATAAGACCACTATATCTTGTATTGTGGATGGAAATTTCCACCGCACTTAAGAGGGTATATTGAAAATGCAATTATCGTCACAACAAGAAGTTTACAATCTTATACGCCGTTTtctttaaacaaaattaattagcAGTGGCCTTAAAAAAATCGAAGGGACAGTTTTGTCATTGAGCTCTCAGAAATCAAATACTATCTCAATAATTGATGTGGAGCTTTCATGACCATCATCAGCATTTTGTCACCATCCtccattttgtcaaatacttaatatatttaaattattaaaaatttctttacttaaaattaattataattattctttatttatatatatttttttaaaattttcagatacataACTTCAACCctaaaattatgatatatttattatcataaaaaaaattatcttaatattTTCTCTTCATtactttaatattattaatacctaaactccttttttttctaaatatttttcagaaaactTTCTCCTTCCAACACCACCATTCTTGCAATGTTGATTTTAACGGTATTATATATTAAATCGACGAAAACACCATCAGGATAGCCATAGAAAGAGTTAAATTCAATTGCTTAAAAGTAGCAAAATAGCATCAACACAAGAAAAGATTACTACCATTTAACAACAAAAGATGGAGACTTGCAAAGCCAGACACTGCTTCTAAATGAAAATGCACGTAAGATTTAGCAATTTTtgtatctgaaaattttaatttgagataCATTTTTATTAACTGAAGATATATAATTATCTTAGTTTTATATGCATATTTCAGATGCATATTCTCGTATTTGTACATTTAATACATTTTTTTGATATGTATCTCTTTCATATATAAGTATAGAGTTAAAGTGTTTCTGTAtgtatttcttttaaaatatgtatttctgCGTCTgatatatttttgatattatgtatctcttatatcttttatttcaaatctcatttttttttatactgATACATCATGTcttatcatgatacattttaatCAATATTTGTATCTCTATTTGCAGGATTTCAAATTcattgtaaaatattaaaaaaaaacaccacgaaaaaaataaaataaagaagaatgaatctgaaagttgaatttggagaagaatatttcaaaaaagTTACATTATTAACTAAATGTCCTTTTGGAGGGATATTTAGATGTCAATTAGAAGATCTGCATAGTAAACTACTCCTTAAATGAGTTgattatcataatttttcataattacaataaattatttatttcttaagatGTATCATCAATCATGTATCTATTTTAATATTATGTacctgaaaaattaaaaattaaattttacgaAATTTTACAAAAAGTTGAGATATGGTGTAATTATGGGTAAATTAGTCAAAATTTATGTAAGTTTAACATTCATGAACTTATCAAAATCTTCGATCCGTCGCTGCTAATAAGGAATTTCATAAGTAATAGTAGTGAAGTCAGGACTTTTATCATGAGGTTAGTAACAGAGGTAGAATTTTTACCGAGAAAGTTTGGAATACGAAGAATACATAAACAAATCGAAGAaaattcaacatctactatatatgtatatataagcataaaattttaattatgtataaataatgaATTTCCTATCAAAGGGGGTTCAGATGAAATCCCAGAGATAAGGTAGCTTCGCTTCCGTATGAGGGTTCAAAATATGATGAAAAACAAATACACGAagaaattatagaaaattcaactacatatataaataaaaaataattttagttatgtataaccaaggaaatttttcattaaaggaATTCATAGAAATTCAATATCTACAACACATTACATAAAACATAATTATAAATCACGGAAATTCAATATCTATtacattacataaaaaataattattacataCTTCTAAGAGGGGATAAGCAAGGAGCAGGTCGATATGTCTTCTTGTGACGTTTATTCAgatgcttcaatcgtgattttactatatcatcctctaattaattatcataaaatatttatgtaataagaaattaataatatttaataaaaatacttaTAAGAGGGGATAAGAAATCAGCAGGTCGACATGTATGCTTGTGTTGCccgcttcagctgcttcaatcgtgattttattatatcactactaattaattattataaattatttaagtattaaaaaattaataatatttaaaaaaaataaaatagacatttaaaacatgtctgcttcaggtgcttcaatcataattttactatatcactcctaactaattattataagtcatctacgtattaaaaaattaatagtatttaattaaaaaaagataaaatagacataaaataataaattaaatcttgatattttaaattaactgaCGTCTTATATGGAGCTCACTTAAACTTTTTTCACaagtactttttatagtaattttgttatatcatttttaattagttattataagtcatttaatacATATTTGCTTcattgcttcaatcgtgattttactataccatccttaattaattaatatggctatctaagcattgtgtcacttaaattggaatagaagaaaaaatattacaaaccacaatacttaaaaatttaaattatttaaaaatataattgattattaatgccacaaaagtttggacaaagagATTAACATGTATTATtcgaaaattaaataaaaaatattataaattaaaatagttaacaacttaaaatatctttaaaaaaattaatctgttatatatttttaaaaaagtgcgtaaaaatactataaatcacaataattaacaatttaaaaaaatttaaaggtcaACATTCCTTCTTTGGCACAACCCGACAAAATGGTCTAGTTAGCTTTTTGTTATCTGAATCcttcaactcaataaaactcaacgTTTTAAACCCTATTTCGGTGTGTGTAATATAATCGCCTCCACGTcaattttcacataattttttaatatgcaTTAAATTTCACGTCATTTTAAAATACGACATCATTTTTAaatgccacataagaaattaaatattaaaataaatttaattgaataaataacttttacaaattgtagaaaaaatttaataatctttttCTTGATGTTTGCTTACAAATTGAGcatcaaattcatttcaaataattgaaattcctctccaattaatttaaattttcaactataaattcaatccACAAAcgtaataaatttttaattttaaatatctttgACTAATTCAGAAAAATCACTACTTTTACTTTCCTCATACTTATTCAATATCGAATTATCAATTGCTTATACCCAAGTTTTGAATTCCTACAAATAGCATGAATTTCTCTTCAAATCGAATTTATCGAATTCGGATACTTGAAAAACTTATGTACAGTTGATGATTTACTTGGTACTATTGATGTGATGGTGGTGGTGCGGGGTGGGGATGGAGGACAAGGATGGAAATGGTAGGctgatgttgttgttattgttgtggtggTGGGTGGGGCATGAGGGATGGGGAAGGAGGGAGGGGGATATGGTGGTGGTGTGCTGGGTAGGGGGTGGGGTACGGGGAGGAGAGAATGGTTGGATATGCCGTACTGGATGGGGGTGGGGGACGAGGGGAAGGAGAGGGGGAGGGGTAGATGATGAAGAgagagattttgaattttttttttttatttgttgtcccttttttaaaattaattttttaatttttttaaatgaaaaatgtTGCTTCACTTGTCTAAAAATTCGTGTTTACGTGCATTTTTTCAGCTTACCAATATTATGTTTTAATGGATTAAAGGGTTTAGATgacaaaaaaataagtaaaagtgTCCACATTACAAACTCGAACAAGTACAAGGATCCACTTGACGACCATTTCGCCGCACAACTTCATTGGTGCTTTTCCTTGTCTCCCATTTTTTCTttcgttttaatttgtttgtctatttctttttaatttgttatagTTTCAAAAAACACATGTCTGTTTGTGTTGCTTggttcagctacttcaatcgtgattttattatattacccctaattaattattataattcatttacgtattaaaaaattaataatatttaataaaaaggataaaataaacataaaataataaattaactcttgatgttttaaattaactcaCGTCCTATGTgagacccacttaaatttttttcataaatatttttatagtaattttgctatatcacttctaattaggtattataagtcatttaagacatgtctgcttcactaCTTCAATTTTGATGCTTACTATatcatccataattaattattatggtcatctaagtattgtcccacttaaattgaaatagaagaaaaaatatcataaatcacaataattaaaaacttaaattactttaaacatataattaaatatcaatactagaaaaatttggacaaggagagtaatatgtattatttgaaaattacataaaaagtattataaattacaatagttaacaacttaaaatatctaataaaagatttaatctgttatatatttgaaaaaaataagtaaaaaatattattaatcacaataattaacaactacaAAAATTTATAGGTTAACATGCCTGCTTTGACACAACATCATTGCTCCTTTCCGctgcctttatttttttctccgttttaatttatttgtctatttttttaatttattgtatatttcaaaaaaaaataactaaaaaatactataagtcataataattaaaaacttaaaatatctaaaagatatAAGGTATTTGGATGACTGAAGAAATTATGTTAgtgacacttaaattggaatagaagaaaaactttataaatcacaataattaaaacttaaattattttaaatatataattgactatcgatgtcataaaagtttggacaaggaaagtaacatatattatttgaaaattgcataaaaaatattataaattacaatagttaacaacttaaaaaatcacctgttatatatttttaaaaagtacaaaaaaactataaatcacaataattaataacttaaaaatttaaaagttataaaTAGTTGAGTGACTCTCGAATTATGATAGTGCCActtaaaattgaaatagaagaaaaaatattataaatcaaaataattaaaaacttaaattattttaaatatataattgactatcaatcccacaaaaatttgaataaaaaatataatatatattatttaaaaattatataataaatatataaattacaatagttaacaatttaaaatatctaaaaaaacatatcaaaaatataattaattatctaataatactcgtgtcacataaattgagatcaaTATAGAATTTAattgtatataaataatataatttttgattaAAGAAATTCATCCTACCTAGCTACACCCGACTAGCAAGGTGTTATAAGAATGATGATATACTTCCTATCAGCCTCATGGAAATGTGCAATTTGTACTATTGTGAACTACATCTATCTTGTATAATATTTAATCTTATCATGTGTTTTTTCCAAGAAAACTTTGACAGAAATGCAGCAATATCTCTATCAGATGTTCATTGCAAGAATTAGAAGCTTCACTTTGTCTAGTAAATATCATCCTTACAAATCCAAATTCATAATGCCAACCACATAGTGCCATTAAGATAAAGCTGAATATGCTTATGTCTGCTCTTGCGTCATCAGTTCACAATCAACATGTATAAATTAAGTTAGATTAGTGTAACAAcctgaaaaataacaaaatcattctCTGATTTTACTACTAATATTGTTTAACAATGGGTGTTCCAACAATGCAGCCACATTTTGTGTTGTTACCTTTCATGGCACAAGGCCACACAATCCCTATGATTGACATTGCGCGTCTACTGGCACAACGCGGAGTTATAATCACAATCCTTACTACACACTTGAATGCCAATAGATTCAAGAAAGTCGTTGATCGCGCAATAGAGGCAGGACTAAAGATTCAGGTGGTTCACCTCTATTTTCCAAGCTTAGAGGTTGGACTACCTGAAGGGTGTGAAAATTTCGACATGCTTCCATCAATGGATTTCGCGTTGAAATTCTTCGATGCTACGGACAGACTTCAACCCCAGGTGGAAGAAGTGTTGCAAGAACTCAAACCTTCACCAAGTTGCATAATATCTGACATGTGTTTCCCATGGACAACTAATGTTGCACAAAAATTTAACATCCCCAGGATTGTTTTTCATGGGATGTGTTGTTTCTCTTTGTTGTGCTTACACAATTTGAGAGACTGGGAGGAGTTAGAAAAGATAGAGTCTGATACAGAGTACTTTCAAGTGCCTGGATTATTTGATAAGATTGAACTAAACAAAACTCAGCTTGGAAATGCTGTTAGGCCAAGAAATTCCGATTTGAAAGAATTTGCTGATCAAATGAAGAAAGCAGAAGAGGAAGCTTTTGGGATAGTGGTTAATAGCTTTGGGGATTTGGAACAAGAATATGTCAAGGGATTGATGAGTACCAAAGGCAAGAGAATTTGGGCCATTGGCCCTGTTTCACTTTGCAACAAAGATAAACAGGACAAAGCTGAAAGAGGGAACAAGGCTTCAATTGATGAACACGAGTGCCTAAAGTGGCTTGATTCTTGGGAACAAGACTCTGTACTCTTTGTATGTCTCGGTAGCCTATCGCGTCTTTCCACGTCTCAGATGATAGAGCTGGGGCTCGGGTTAGAAGCATCGAAACGACCCTTCATTTGGGTTGTTAGACACATGTCTGATGAGTTCAAAAATTGGCTGGTGGAACAAGATTTTGAGGAAAGAGTTAAAGGACAAGGACTTCTAATCCGCGGTTGGGCGCCACAAGTACTAATCTTATCTCACCCTTCAATTGGAGCATTCTTGACGCACTGTGGATGGAATTCTAGCCTGGAAGGTATATCTGCTGGCGTGCCGATGATCACTTGGCCAATGTTTGCTGAGCAGTTCTGCAATGAGAGGCTAATAGTGAACATACTAAAGACAGGAGTGAAGGCCGGCGTGCAGAAGCAAGTGATGTTTGGGGAAGAAGAGAAATTGGGAGCACAAGTAAGCAAAGATGATGTTAAGATGGTCATTGAAGAAGTGATGGGTGAAGAAATGGAGGCtgaaatgagaagaaaaagagCTAAAGAATTAGGAGAAAAGGCAAGGATGGCTGTGGATGAAAGGGGTTCTTCTCATATCAACTTGACACAATTGATTCAAGATGTCACAGAGGAAGCTAGTTTCTTAAAATTTATCTAGTAACTATAAAGATTGAGTTAGGATGTAGTGCAATTAATGTATACCATATAGTTCAAATCAAGTATGAACAATGACGTTATATTGGGTAAAGCTCAATCACTTTAATGTAACAATAAATTTTATGGTCTTACTATTATTGTATATGAAGTTCAATTCCTCTAATAtgacaaatataattttattgatattgataaaaagGTAGCTTGGTGCACTAAGCATAGTGAGAAAAATTTGTTATAAAGTAAAACTAACCAGGGCTTATTTTTTAACCTTATGTACCTTTTCTATTTCCTTTCAGATGCACATTTTCAGATTTTGGAACTTGATCTTGCTGATTATATACAAATCATTTTCCACGATAACCTCTAGGgagaaataatgaagaaaaataacaCTTCTCGAACATTGTACCTTCTGTATCTAAAACTTAGCTGAGATAGACAGTTCATCTTATAGTTTTATATGTACCAAGAGAAAAAAGAAGGTAGTCTAGTGCACTAAGCTTCCGCTATTTGTGAGGCTCGGAGAAGGGCCAGACCAAGAAACATCTTATAAAACTCTAGCATAATCCCTTACGTGTTTGTAGGCCCTGGATCCGTTATTTGGATAATCTATCAGACAATATCGTAGATCAAACAGAAAAAGAGACTAGCAGCCTATAAATTAAAGGACAATTTGAACCACGAAATTTTGCACATAATTGAAGTCCTAAAACAAGATAGTAAATCCAATGGCGGTAACTGTATCTGTGCAAGGCCAAGATGGATCTAATTTGGACTCAAGATAATTACGTAGAATTAAAACCCAGTAAATTAAAGGATTTAGTCCTCCGGTATATAAAGCTCACTGACCTGGACACTTGATTAATCTGAATTTATGCCATATTTCCCCGTTAAGACGGTCAAACGCtccttatcaatttttttttttatttagtcctCCGGTATATAAAGCTCACTGACCTGGTCACTTGATTAATCTGAATTTATGCCATATTTCCCCGTTAAGACGGTCAAACGCtccttatcaattttttttttcattttcaattcttGCATACAATACCTTTAATTAAGGATGGAGAATTTTCAATCATCTCATACCTCTTGATGATCATCGTCTGAGAAGTGAATATCATGAgattcatttattgtttgtatatTATCAAGTTTAAGGGGCAACCAATGTATTAAGCCGTTATACTATCTAATATTTTAGGACTTGATGTACAGTTTGTCATGATTCACGTATGAAGAACTGCAGTGGGTTGCTCCTCAACTTGGGACCTGTTCCCAGACAGACTCAAATAGCAAGAACTTGGAGAAACTTAATAATAAAGTGCAAGGAAAGAGTAAATAGTAGACACAATAgttttacgtggaaactccttgATCACAGGAGAAAAAAATCATGACCTATCTCCAGCatttctaagctccactatatCCAAGCAACTTCTTAAATACAGACTCCAGACTTCAGGATTAAACCCTTAATCCTTTCTCTCCTAGTAATGACTTTATTACAAGGAAAAATGCACATCAACTCTACTGCACCCACGCTCTATCTAACTCAAACAAGAAAGCCAAGCTAATTTTAGCTTGAGAATCACCTAACTCTAAATGATTACAGAGAAAAAAGGTCTACACCACAACACCTACTAATATTCATATAAGCAGAAGTAGGCGACGTTTAAAACCACAATACAAAGACTCAAATGCAACAAGAAATGAAAATACAACTTGATGAGCTATCAGTTTCCTGATGCAAAGTAAGTCTTTGATCCAACAGCTTCGAGAAATATTTTAGTCGTAAGAATATGGAAGCTTGagtttcttgttgaagaagaTGAGCAATATATATTATGACATAAGCAAACCTAGGAGAATGTTATTGGTTGAGACAAAAAGGTGGCAACGgtttttcaccaacttttgtacttgtGTTCAACTGTGGGGTTGACTGTGATAGTGACAGGTAAGCCCAAACCATTCCCTGAGTAGTAGCATCCTTGTCATTATACAATTTTTAGGAAACAGTTTCCCAACATCCAGTTCGtcaaacatcaaaattaaggacttaacaattttttctttttgatgatgacaaacccacACAAGCATTCAACAAGCTCAACCATCTAcacaacacacaaaacacacaataGGACTCAGCAACACATGCCCTTAAGCCTGTTTCTCTACCAGTTCCCCCTACGTATGATACCCCTAAGCATTCCGCACACATTCCTCCTGTCTATGAGCACTCAAAGGTTTCCCCTGAGTGTAGGAACGACTATATTATCTTCATTCACCATCTCCTGTTC
Coding sequences:
- the LOC107843377 gene encoding UDP-glycosyltransferase 73C4, with protein sequence MGVPTMQPHFVLLPFMAQGHTIPMIDIARLLAQRGVIITILTTHLNANRFKKVVDRAIEAGLKIQVVHLYFPSLEVGLPEGCENFDMLPSMDFALKFFDATDRLQPQVEEVLQELKPSPSCIISDMCFPWTTNVAQKFNIPRIVFHGMCCFSLLCLHNLRDWEELEKIESDTEYFQVPGLFDKIELNKTQLGNAVRPRNSDLKEFADQMKKAEEEAFGIVVNSFGDLEQEYVKGLMSTKGKRIWAIGPVSLCNKDKQDKAERGNKASIDEHECLKWLDSWEQDSVLFVCLGSLSRLSTSQMIELGLGLEASKRPFIWVVRHMSDEFKNWLVEQDFEERVKGQGLLIRGWAPQVLILSHPSIGAFLTHCGWNSSLEGISAGVPMITWPMFAEQFCNERLIVNILKTGVKAGVQKQVMFGEEEKLGAQVSKDDVKMVIEEVMGEEMEAEMRRKRAKELGEKARMAVDERGSSHINLTQLIQDVTEEASFLKFI